One Glycine max cultivar Williams 82 chromosome 6, Glycine_max_v4.0, whole genome shotgun sequence DNA segment encodes these proteins:
- the LOC100797301 gene encoding transcription factor E2FC isoform X4 → MLCTQLSLQMSQRYDNNVFKSHINNIQLAPGITETLHLPPPLQTEPTIRGKQNGKSKGPRNAKSANADSPNSTAVNNCRYDSSLGLLTKKFVSLIQDAKDGTLDLNRTAEILEVQKRRIYDITNVLEGVGLIEKTSKNHIQWKGCDGLGPQELEDQVNSLKAEVDSLYAEESELDDCIRKKQELLRNLEESESSQKYLFLTKEDILSLPCFQNQEIIAIKAPKASCIEVPDPDEELGFRQRQYKMIVRSAIGPINLYLLRTTASLRMIVPNG, encoded by the exons ATGCTTTGCACTCAACTATCCCTGCAGATGAGTCAAAGATATGACAACAATGTTTTCAAATCTCACATAAATAATATCCAACTTGCTCCTGGTATCACCGAAACACTTCATCTTCCTCCCCCACTTCAAACCGAGCCTAccataagaggaaagcaaaatGGTAAATCAAAAGGTCCAAGAAATGCAAAATCTGCGAATGCCG ATTCCCCTAATTCGACTGCAGTTAACAATTGTCGCTATGACAGTTCCTTAG GACTGTTAACCAAGAAATTTGTGAGCTTAATCCAGGATGCTAAGGATGGAACGCTGGATCTAAATAGAACCGCCGAGATCTTGGAG GTTCAGAAAAGGAGAATTTATGACATTACAAATGTTCTTGAAGGGGTAGGATTGATAGAGAAAACATCAAAGAATCATATACAGTGGAA GGGATGTGATGGACTTGGGCCTCAAGAACTGGAAGACCAAGTTAATAGTCTAAAG GCAGAAGTTGATAGTCTATATGCCGAGGAATCCGAACTGGATGATTGTATAAG gaAAAAGCAGGAGCTTCTAAGAAACCTGGAGGAAAGCGAAAGCTCTCAAAA GTACCTTTTTTTAACCAAGGAAGATATTCTTAGCCTTCCCTGCTTCCAG AATCAAGAAATTATTGCAATCAAGGCTCCAAAAGCTAGTTGCATCGAGGTCCCTGATCCTGATGAG GAATTAGGTTTTCGGCAAAGGCAGTACAAAATGATTGTTCGAAGTGCCATTGGACCAATAAATTTGTATCTCTTGAG GACGACAGCAAGTTTGAGGATGATAGTGCCAAACGGATGA
- the LOC100797301 gene encoding transcription factor E2FC isoform X3, with amino-acid sequence MSQRYDNNVFKSHINNIQLAPGITETLHLPPPLQTEPTIRGKQNGKSKGPRNAKSANADSPNSTAVNNCRYDSSLGLLTKKFVSLIQDAKDGTLDLNRTAEILEVQKRRIYDITNVLEGVGLIEKTSKNHIQWKGCDGLGPQELEDQVNSLKAEVDSLYAEESELDDCIRKKQELLRNLEESESSQKYLFLTKEDILSLPCFQNQEIIAIKAPKASCIEVPDPDEELGFRQRQYKMIVRSAIGPINLYLLSKDDSKFEDDSAKRMKLMDPSWNSDPIRKRGVGLLESQHDEKNPSEHFSLQGSQAFGIQEITPTDFEMEDDYWFQSDPGVSQTELWGNE; translated from the exons ATGAGTCAAAGATATGACAACAATGTTTTCAAATCTCACATAAATAATATCCAACTTGCTCCTGGTATCACCGAAACACTTCATCTTCCTCCCCCACTTCAAACCGAGCCTAccataagaggaaagcaaaatGGTAAATCAAAAGGTCCAAGAAATGCAAAATCTGCGAATGCCG ATTCCCCTAATTCGACTGCAGTTAACAATTGTCGCTATGACAGTTCCTTAG GACTGTTAACCAAGAAATTTGTGAGCTTAATCCAGGATGCTAAGGATGGAACGCTGGATCTAAATAGAACCGCCGAGATCTTGGAG GTTCAGAAAAGGAGAATTTATGACATTACAAATGTTCTTGAAGGGGTAGGATTGATAGAGAAAACATCAAAGAATCATATACAGTGGAA GGGATGTGATGGACTTGGGCCTCAAGAACTGGAAGACCAAGTTAATAGTCTAAAG GCAGAAGTTGATAGTCTATATGCCGAGGAATCCGAACTGGATGATTGTATAAG gaAAAAGCAGGAGCTTCTAAGAAACCTGGAGGAAAGCGAAAGCTCTCAAAA GTACCTTTTTTTAACCAAGGAAGATATTCTTAGCCTTCCCTGCTTCCAG AATCAAGAAATTATTGCAATCAAGGCTCCAAAAGCTAGTTGCATCGAGGTCCCTGATCCTGATGAG GAATTAGGTTTTCGGCAAAGGCAGTACAAAATGATTGTTCGAAGTGCCATTGGACCAATAAATTTGTATCTCTTGAG CAAGGACGACAGCAAGTTTGAGGATGATAGTGCCAAACGGATGAAATTAATGGATCCATCATGGAATAGTGATCCCATCAGAAAGAGGGGTGTGGGATTATTAGAAAGCCAACATGATGAAAAAAATCCTTCTGAGCATTTCAGTTTGCAGGGTTCACAAGCATTTGGAATTCAAGAAATTACTCCCACGGATTTTGAA ATGGAAGATGACTATTGGTTTCAATCAGATCCTGGAGTGAGCCAAACAGaattgtggg GAAATGAGTAG
- the LOC100797301 gene encoding transcription factor E2FC isoform X2 translates to MLCTQLSLQMSQRYDNNVFKSHINNIQLAPGITETLHLPPPLQTEPTIRGKQNGKSKGPRNAKSANADSPNSTAVNNCRYDSSLGLLTKKFVSLIQDAKDGTLDLNRTAEILEVQKRRIYDITNVLEGVGLIEKTSKNHIQWKGCDGLGPQELEDQVNSLKAEVDSLYAEESELDDCIRKKQELLRNLEESESSQKYLFLTKEDILSLPCFQNQEIIAIKAPKASCIEVPDPDEELGFRQRQYKMIVRSAIGPINLYLLSKDDSKFEDDSAKRMKLMDPSWNSDPIRKRGVGLLESQHDEKNPSEHFSLQGSQAFGIQEITPTDFEMEDDYWFQSDPGVSQTELK, encoded by the exons ATGCTTTGCACTCAACTATCCCTGCAGATGAGTCAAAGATATGACAACAATGTTTTCAAATCTCACATAAATAATATCCAACTTGCTCCTGGTATCACCGAAACACTTCATCTTCCTCCCCCACTTCAAACCGAGCCTAccataagaggaaagcaaaatGGTAAATCAAAAGGTCCAAGAAATGCAAAATCTGCGAATGCCG ATTCCCCTAATTCGACTGCAGTTAACAATTGTCGCTATGACAGTTCCTTAG GACTGTTAACCAAGAAATTTGTGAGCTTAATCCAGGATGCTAAGGATGGAACGCTGGATCTAAATAGAACCGCCGAGATCTTGGAG GTTCAGAAAAGGAGAATTTATGACATTACAAATGTTCTTGAAGGGGTAGGATTGATAGAGAAAACATCAAAGAATCATATACAGTGGAA GGGATGTGATGGACTTGGGCCTCAAGAACTGGAAGACCAAGTTAATAGTCTAAAG GCAGAAGTTGATAGTCTATATGCCGAGGAATCCGAACTGGATGATTGTATAAG gaAAAAGCAGGAGCTTCTAAGAAACCTGGAGGAAAGCGAAAGCTCTCAAAA GTACCTTTTTTTAACCAAGGAAGATATTCTTAGCCTTCCCTGCTTCCAG AATCAAGAAATTATTGCAATCAAGGCTCCAAAAGCTAGTTGCATCGAGGTCCCTGATCCTGATGAG GAATTAGGTTTTCGGCAAAGGCAGTACAAAATGATTGTTCGAAGTGCCATTGGACCAATAAATTTGTATCTCTTGAG CAAGGACGACAGCAAGTTTGAGGATGATAGTGCCAAACGGATGAAATTAATGGATCCATCATGGAATAGTGATCCCATCAGAAAGAGGGGTGTGGGATTATTAGAAAGCCAACATGATGAAAAAAATCCTTCTGAGCATTTCAGTTTGCAGGGTTCACAAGCATTTGGAATTCAAGAAATTACTCCCACGGATTTTGAA ATGGAAGATGACTATTGGTTTCAATCAGATCCTGGAGTGAGCCAAACAGaatt GAAATGA
- the LOC100797301 gene encoding transcription factor E2FC isoform X1, with protein sequence MLCTQLSLQMSQRYDNNVFKSHINNIQLAPGITETLHLPPPLQTEPTIRGKQNGKSKGPRNAKSANADSPNSTAVNNCRYDSSLGLLTKKFVSLIQDAKDGTLDLNRTAEILEVQKRRIYDITNVLEGVGLIEKTSKNHIQWKGCDGLGPQELEDQVNSLKAEVDSLYAEESELDDCIRKKQELLRNLEESESSQKYLFLTKEDILSLPCFQNQEIIAIKAPKASCIEVPDPDEELGFRQRQYKMIVRSAIGPINLYLLSKDDSKFEDDSAKRMKLMDPSWNSDPIRKRGVGLLESQHDEKNPSEHFSLQGSQAFGIQEITPTDFEMEDDYWFQSDPGVSQTELWGNE encoded by the exons ATGCTTTGCACTCAACTATCCCTGCAGATGAGTCAAAGATATGACAACAATGTTTTCAAATCTCACATAAATAATATCCAACTTGCTCCTGGTATCACCGAAACACTTCATCTTCCTCCCCCACTTCAAACCGAGCCTAccataagaggaaagcaaaatGGTAAATCAAAAGGTCCAAGAAATGCAAAATCTGCGAATGCCG ATTCCCCTAATTCGACTGCAGTTAACAATTGTCGCTATGACAGTTCCTTAG GACTGTTAACCAAGAAATTTGTGAGCTTAATCCAGGATGCTAAGGATGGAACGCTGGATCTAAATAGAACCGCCGAGATCTTGGAG GTTCAGAAAAGGAGAATTTATGACATTACAAATGTTCTTGAAGGGGTAGGATTGATAGAGAAAACATCAAAGAATCATATACAGTGGAA GGGATGTGATGGACTTGGGCCTCAAGAACTGGAAGACCAAGTTAATAGTCTAAAG GCAGAAGTTGATAGTCTATATGCCGAGGAATCCGAACTGGATGATTGTATAAG gaAAAAGCAGGAGCTTCTAAGAAACCTGGAGGAAAGCGAAAGCTCTCAAAA GTACCTTTTTTTAACCAAGGAAGATATTCTTAGCCTTCCCTGCTTCCAG AATCAAGAAATTATTGCAATCAAGGCTCCAAAAGCTAGTTGCATCGAGGTCCCTGATCCTGATGAG GAATTAGGTTTTCGGCAAAGGCAGTACAAAATGATTGTTCGAAGTGCCATTGGACCAATAAATTTGTATCTCTTGAG CAAGGACGACAGCAAGTTTGAGGATGATAGTGCCAAACGGATGAAATTAATGGATCCATCATGGAATAGTGATCCCATCAGAAAGAGGGGTGTGGGATTATTAGAAAGCCAACATGATGAAAAAAATCCTTCTGAGCATTTCAGTTTGCAGGGTTCACAAGCATTTGGAATTCAAGAAATTACTCCCACGGATTTTGAA ATGGAAGATGACTATTGGTTTCAATCAGATCCTGGAGTGAGCCAAACAGaattgtggg GAAATGAGTAG